A genomic stretch from Mauremys mutica isolate MM-2020 ecotype Southern chromosome 18, ASM2049712v1, whole genome shotgun sequence includes:
- the CDK9 gene encoding cyclin-dependent kinase 9, translating into MAKQYDTVECPFCDEVSKYEKLAKIGQGTFGEVFKAKHRQTGKKVALKKVLMENEKEGFPITALREIKILQLLKHENVVNLIEICRTKASPYNRCKGSIYLVFDFCEHDLAGLLSNAHVKFTLSEIKKVMQMLLNGLYYIHRNKILHRDMKAANVLITRDGVLKLADFGLARAFSLAKNSQPNRYTNRVVTLWYRPPELLLGERDYGPPIDLWGAGCIMAEMWTRSPIMQGNTEQHQLTLISQLCGSITPEVWPNVDKYELYQKLDLPKGQKRKVKDRLKAYVKDPYALDLIDKLLVLDPAQRIDSDDALNHDFFWSDPMPSDLKNMLSTHNQSMFEYLAPPRRRGGHMPQQPANQGRNPAATNQTEFDRVF; encoded by the exons ATGGCCAAGCAGTACGACACGGTGGAGTGCCCCTTCTGCGACGAGGTGTCCAAGTACGAGAAGCTGGCGAAGATCGGGCAGGGCACGTTCGG GGAAGTGTTCAAAGCAAAACATCGACAGACTGGCAAGAAAGTGGCTCTGAAGAAAGTGTTGATGGAAAATGAGAAGGAGGGG TTCCCCATCACAGCCCTACGTGAGATCAAAATCCTTCAGCTGCTCAAGCATGAGAATGTGGTGAACCTTATCGAAATCTGCAGGACCAAAG CCTCCCCCTACAATCGCTGCAAGGGCAGCATCTACCTGGTGTTCGATTTCTGTGAGCACGACCTCGCAGGCCTCCTCAGCAACGCCCACGTGAAGTTCACGCTGTCGGAGATCAAGAAAGTGATGCAGATGCTGCTGAATGGACTTTACTACATCCACAGGAATAAG ATCTTGCACCGGGATATGAAAGCTGCAAATGTACTGATCACCCGAGATGGGGTCCTGAAACTGGCGGACTTTGGTTTGGCTCGAGCCTTCAGCCTGGCAAAAAACAGTCAGCCCAACCGCTACACCAACCGGGTGGTGACTCTGTGGTATCGGCCTCCGGAGCTTCTCTTAG GGGAACGGGACTATGGCCCCCCCATTGAtctctggggtgcaggctgcatCATGGCAGAGATGTGGACTCGCAGCCCCATCATGCAGGGGAACACGGAACAACACCAGCTCACTCTCATCAGCCAGCTCTGTGGATCCATCACTCCGGAG GTTTGGCCAAATGTGGATAAGTACGAGCTGTACCAGAAACTGGACCTGCCCAAGGGCCAAAAGCGCAAGGTTAAGGATCGCCTGAAAGCCTATGTCAAAGACCCCTACGCTCTGGATCTCATAGACAAACTGCTCGTTCTGGATCCTGCCCAAAGAATAGACAGTGACGATGCACTGAACCATGACTTCTTCTGGTCGGACCCGATGCCCTCTGATCTCAAGAACATGCTCTCCACCCACAATCAATCAATGTTTGAGTACCTGGCTCCACCCAGGAGAAGAGGTGGACACATGCCGCAgcagccagccaatcagggcaggaaTCCAGCTGCAACCAATCAGACAGAGTTTGACAGAGTGTTTTGA